From Pseudobacteriovorax antillogorgiicola, the proteins below share one genomic window:
- the galE gene encoding UDP-glucose 4-epimerase GalE codes for MKFLVIGGAGYIGSHFIYEAIEQGYQCIALDNLSEGHRQALHPDCDFVEGDLLDLQLLKKVIVDVNPDAVFHFAAYALVGESVSDPSKYYRNNVEGVRTLLEAMREQCPQTPLVFSSTCAVFGVPESLPMKENDPKKPISPYGRSKLMAEYLIEDYANAYGIKGMALRYFNACGAHESARIGEAHRCETHLIPNVIKSTLGGKPLVIFGDVFDTPDGTCVRDYIHVKDLAIAHIKAAEILIKKPKGFYDVYQLGTGQGYSNLEIVKTIEKVVGRPVEFSYGDPRPGDPPALYTAVEKAREGLGFEAQYSSLDYIIRTAIAWHEAHPDGF; via the coding sequence ATGAAGTTTTTGGTTATTGGTGGGGCTGGATATATTGGTTCTCATTTCATTTATGAAGCGATCGAGCAAGGCTATCAGTGTATAGCGCTGGATAACCTATCGGAAGGGCATCGGCAGGCGCTCCACCCAGATTGTGACTTCGTCGAGGGCGACCTACTCGATCTTCAGCTCTTAAAGAAAGTTATCGTGGATGTAAATCCAGATGCTGTTTTTCATTTCGCTGCCTACGCTTTAGTAGGAGAGTCGGTAAGCGATCCTAGCAAATACTATCGCAATAACGTCGAGGGTGTCAGAACCCTGCTGGAAGCCATGCGAGAGCAGTGTCCCCAAACACCCCTAGTTTTCTCGTCCACATGTGCGGTCTTCGGAGTGCCTGAATCATTGCCTATGAAGGAAAATGACCCCAAAAAGCCGATCTCGCCCTATGGGCGTTCAAAGCTTATGGCTGAGTATTTAATCGAAGACTATGCAAATGCCTATGGGATCAAGGGGATGGCTCTCCGCTACTTTAATGCCTGCGGTGCTCACGAGTCGGCTCGTATTGGGGAAGCACATCGCTGCGAGACGCATTTGATTCCCAATGTGATCAAGTCCACCTTAGGTGGAAAGCCGTTGGTTATTTTTGGAGATGTGTTCGATACACCAGATGGAACCTGCGTGCGGGATTACATCCATGTTAAAGACTTGGCTATTGCTCATATCAAAGCTGCAGAGATTTTGATCAAGAAGCCTAAAGGATTCTATGATGTCTATCAGTTAGGGACAGGGCAGGGCTATTCCAATCTTGAGATTGTCAAGACTATCGAAAAGGTCGTTGGCCGACCCGTTGAGTTTAGCTATGGGGATCCCCGTCCGGGAGATCCTCCGGCTCTGTATACTGCGGTTGAAAAGGCTAGAGAAGGCCTGGGCTTTGAAGCCCAATATTCTAGCCTCGACTATATCATCCGAACAGCCATAGCATGGCATGAGGCCCACCCGGATGGATTCTAA
- a CDS encoding agmatinase family protein, translated as MSRDYRDQLRALAKGNPPAEDAGIFGASLSPKHAQIVIIPVPFEATTSYGGGTSKAPKQIEGVSHQLDLYDRFYENPFLAGIAYLDEGQEFVAINREAKDIAQKVIHDWESGVMPKQDDLDRVNNMSASVNGLVYRKASQLLENDQVPVVLGGDHSVPLGLIKALGEHHGDFGVLHIDAHHDLRVAYEGFQYSHASIMYNVLEEVPQVSKIKSIGIRDFSLDEKTMASQSSRVDTLYDSDLQEQRFKGASFHHIIDEFLKDLPSRVYVSFDIDGLDPSCCPHTGTPVPGGLSFAEASYILELLVESKREVIGFDLSEVSPGEDEWDANVGSRILYKLCGAVAKSLRLKPLVDID; from the coding sequence ATGAGCCGAGACTATCGAGATCAGTTAAGAGCACTGGCCAAAGGCAACCCACCTGCCGAGGATGCTGGGATTTTCGGTGCAAGCTTAAGTCCTAAACATGCGCAGATCGTGATCATTCCAGTGCCTTTCGAAGCAACAACATCCTATGGTGGGGGAACTTCAAAGGCACCCAAGCAGATAGAAGGTGTTAGCCACCAGCTAGACCTATACGATCGTTTCTACGAAAACCCCTTTTTAGCAGGGATTGCATACTTAGACGAAGGGCAGGAGTTCGTCGCAATCAATCGCGAGGCCAAAGACATCGCCCAGAAAGTAATTCACGACTGGGAAAGTGGCGTGATGCCTAAGCAAGACGACCTGGATCGCGTCAACAACATGAGTGCTTCAGTCAATGGCTTGGTTTATAGGAAGGCTAGCCAATTACTCGAAAATGATCAGGTGCCTGTGGTTTTAGGTGGCGACCACAGCGTTCCCCTTGGTTTGATAAAGGCTTTGGGAGAGCATCACGGCGACTTTGGAGTCTTACACATTGATGCCCATCATGATCTCCGCGTGGCCTACGAAGGCTTCCAGTACTCTCACGCTTCGATAATGTACAATGTCTTAGAAGAAGTGCCGCAGGTTAGTAAAATAAAATCCATTGGGATTCGTGATTTCTCTCTCGATGAGAAGACCATGGCAAGCCAGTCATCACGTGTAGATACTCTCTACGATAGCGATTTGCAGGAGCAACGTTTCAAAGGGGCCAGTTTCCACCATATTATTGATGAGTTTCTCAAAGACCTTCCATCGCGAGTCTATGTTTCATTTGATATTGATGGCCTTGACCCATCCTGCTGTCCTCACACAGGAACTCCAGTACCAGGCGGGCTTAGCTTTGCAGAGGCCTCCTATATTCTGGAGCTGCTAGTGGAGTCAAAGCGTGAGGTCATTGGTTTTGATCTCAGTGAGGTTTCCCCTGGAGAAGACGAGTGGGATGCTAATGTTGGGTCGCGGATACTCTATAAACTCTGCGGCGCGGTGGCGAAAAGCCTTCGTTTGAAACCACTTGTTGATATCGATTGA